The Aspergillus flavus chromosome 2, complete sequence region TAgatttccccgcattttTTACGCGCGACAGTGGCATCAAGAGTCCAAAGGTTATTCAAGATGAGGCAGAGGCAGCTGCCATAATTTGTGAGTCTGCTATGCTTCTCGTGCTTAGTACTAGTGACTGACGTATCGATAGATGCGCAATCAAAACTCCCCGTTTCATCGGGGATGCATTTCGCCAACCCGGTGCCCGTGCAGCAGTCTATTCCTAAAAACGAAATGGATGATATTATTGAGGAGGCAATCCGCCTTGCTAAGGTCGAGGGCCACCAGGGCAGCGACAACACTCCATTCGTACTATCCAAAATCAAGCAACTCAGTGGCGGCAAGAGTGTTACTGCTAATCGTGCTCTGGTTGAGGCTAATGTGCAGCGCGCTGCACGCGTTGCTGTAGAACTTTCAAAGCTGGAACGGACGAACGGAACACTTAATGAGCGGTGAGTTGCCCTGCGTTAGATGCGACTCGGAATGACCCTAATTTCGAGGTGTCTTCAGGCATATGCCAGCAATTTCCGAGGACGTCAAAGCTGACCAAGCAACCTCAGAGGCAGAGCTTAAGCTCAACCCAACTACTGAAGGACCTATCGAGGCATTGGACAAGGTAGACGTTCTCGTTGCTGGCTCTCTTGCAGTTGATCTTTCCTGTGACTATACTCCTCCTGCAGGAGAAAAAGACATCAAACCTGTTTCCGATACTTCCAATCCAGCCACCATCACACAGAGCCTTGGCGGTGTGGGTCACAATGTTGCCATTGCTACCAAGTATCTTGGCAGCTCCGTTCTTTTCTGTAGTGTTGTCGGAGACGATCTAAGTGGCCGTGCAGCCCTAACGGCTCTTCGAACAGAGGGGCTCTCCACTGCTGGCGTACAGGTGCTACCCGCGTCAAACAGCGCCAGGACCGCACAGTATGTAGCTGTTAATGATGCGAAGAAAGACCTCGTTATGGCTATGGCGGACATGGGCATTATGGAACTGCCAGAGCAGAAATTGGACTTCGAGGGCTTTTGGGAGACTCTGCTCTCCCGCACGAAGCCTCAATGGGTTATCGTTGATTCGAACTGGAGCCCTGAAGTTCTAACTAAGTGGGTCGCTGTAGCCAAGAAGCATGGCGCACGAGTTGCGTTCGAGCCCGTATCCAACGCCAAAAGCTGCCGCCTGTTCAGCAAAAGCGCCGAGGTAAATGCGGCAATCAGCCCGTCGGCATCTGTCCCCAACAATGCGATCAGCTTGGCGACTCCCAACCAGTTTGAACTCACTACCATGTACATGGCAGCGCGTGACAGCGGGCTGTTTGACTCCGAGGGCTGGTGGCACATCATAGATGCGATGGGTATGTCGTCGGGAGGTTCTCGAGATCGACTCGTTGCAATGACATCAAACCAACTTGTGGATCAAGGCATACCCCAGCAGAGTATCCAACTCCTTCCTTATATCCCCTGTCTCATTACCAAATTAGGGTCACAGGGTGTCCTCGTCACTCAACTTCTTCGTCCCGGTGACCCGCGTCTCACTTCGCCCGATTCTGCTCCTTATATCCTGTCGCGTGCTGCACTGGCTGATGAGTTAGTCGGTGGCGTGTACATGAGATTGTTCCCACCAGCCGCCGTCCTGGCCGACGAGGAAATTGTCAGTGTCAACGGAGCTGGAGATACACTTCTGGGGGCGGTAATCTCAGGACTCGTGAAGGGAGCAAAGACCGTAGAAGATGTCATTCCTTTTGCACAGGAGGCCAGTCTTAGGACGTTGAAGAGTCCAGGAGGTGTCAGCAGTGATATTGCCAGCTTGGTGCGCTCCTAAGTCAATATAGAATCGATGTGAATGTGTATAGATACTATTTCGAATGCACTATATTACGCGGATATAGGCATATAGTTACGATTcctcccccttctccccAAAATTTACCATTTCGGCTCAAAACAAAGCCCTATCGACGCCCTCCCCACCAACAACAGGAAGACGCTCCACAGCATCCTGTCCCTCTCTGTTCTTCCCAGTAGCCTTAAACCCGCTAGGCACCAGACTCGGGTCCAACAGCCCTATCTGCACCAGGACACTCGCCTGATCCCAATAGATATTATGGCGAGCCAGTCTCCCCGCAATGAAGCTAGCCGTCATTATAATCACAACGCGCACTTGTTTACCCGTAGGTGGCACACGGGGCAGCAGCCACGGGATCTCTTCTGTGTGCGTAAACGTGAGCAGAAGCTCATCAACTATCCGGTCTGTGCCGATCGTGCGAGACAGAAGACGAATACTCTGCGACGGTGGCCCGGCAGGGAAGAATTGCGAGGTGTAAAAGTTAGTGATTTGAGCCGGATGTTCTCCTAAGgatcatcagcatcagccacGGTCTTCCCTCGCGAGCAGATTCCCAGACCACATAGagcccaaaaaagaaaagaaaagaaaaaaaaaaaagggaaagatggACGGAACAATCAAAGGGAAGCAAGTGGAAAGAGAATACATACCACCAATCAAGGTAGGAACACAATTGACTACCGCTACCTCATTCAACTCCGCCGTTGGGTCGGAATTCTCCCCGTCACTATCGCCGCCCCCGGTCAAGGGGATCCCACCACCACTCCCTACCATCATGTTCACTGTATTGGCCGCATGATGCTCCACCTCGTCTCGCTCTGCCTCCTGTCCATTGTAGAACAGATTTCGCCAGTACTCCTCCCACACTGTCTCCACGGCGGGTACCTTCCAGCTCCCTCCGGGCCAACCAAACCCGCGCTTCAGGCACTCCAGCGCTCGACTCCAGGCTAGGCGCGAACTGATCACGTCGTGCGTTCTGGCTGTTGACTCCGCGAACCCGGGCTCGGATTCTgggtagaagaagaggtggcATCTGTGGCGCTTTTTGCTGGGGTGGCTGTTGTAGTCGTCCCAGAGGGTGGTGGGTTGGTGGCCGGCGAGATGGACTTGAATGGGAAGGATGGAGAGAGTGTCATAGCAGGTGGCGGTTGACGAAGAGGTCGTGGATGGGGGCACGATGCAGGGGTTTGTCGTTGTGTTGGGGCAACCGGTGAGGCTACTATGGGTATCTGTTCCGGAGATCTGGGGGTAGTAGGTTACTAGGGCACagaggagagggaaagggtTGGTGGCTGTTgttgggtggtggtgggatgTAAGGAGAAGGTAGGCTGGTTTGTTGTATGCTTGGAGTGGTTGTTCTGTTAGCTATTTGGTCGTATCTTCGAGGGCGTATGTACGTACCCACAATCGCATATCTCTCCCCCGGCTCGAGATCGTCCTCTCGCTCGTGGATCAAATTATCCAGGTCTTTCCGGTCTCGCTCGAAATCTCCGCTGGACCCTT contains the following coding sequences:
- a CDS encoding putative carbohydrate kinase (IdgA domain protein), with amino-acid sequence MLASRAAARHCCRRTRVPVLVAPVRRLHGLAQSKFLQVSEEVRDAVATGKPVVALESTIYTHGFPYPESVALASLLETVVRANGGVPATIGILNGVAKVGLNAEELIELASTAESKSALKVSRRDLGYICGLGLAGKRLHGGTTVSGTMILAHLAGIKVFGTGGLGGVHRGGESSMDISADLTELGRTPVAVVSSGCKSFLDIPRTLEYLETEGVCVGTFADGRTGQVDFPAFFTRDSGIKSPKVIQDEAEAAAIIYAQSKLPVSSGMHFANPVPVQQSIPKNEMDDIIEEAIRLAKVEGHQGSDNTPFVLSKIKQLSGGKSVTANRALVEANVQRAARVAVELSKLERTNGTLNERHMPAISEDVKADQATSEAELKLNPTTEGPIEALDKVDVLVAGSLAVDLSCDYTPPAGEKDIKPVSDTSNPATITQSLGGVGHNVAIATKYLGSSVLFCSVVGDDLSGRAALTALRTEGLSTAGVQVLPASNSARTAQYVAVNDAKKDLVMAMADMGIMELPEQKLDFEGFWETLLSRTKPQWVIVDSNWSPEVLTKWVAVAKKHGARVAFEPVSNAKSCRLFSKSAEVNAAISPSASVPNNAISLATPNQFELTTMYMAARDSGLFDSEGWWHIIDAMGMSSGGSRDRLVAMTSNQLVDQGIPQQSIQLLPYIPCLITKLGSQGVLVTQLLRPGDPRLTSPDSAPYILSRAALADELVGGVYMRLFPPAAVLADEEIVSVNGAGDTLLGAVISGLVKGAKTVEDVIPFAQEASLRTLKSPGGVSSDIASLVRS